The Polypterus senegalus isolate Bchr_013 chromosome 11, ASM1683550v1, whole genome shotgun sequence sequence TTAATCAGATCTGATACACATGGTATATAGTAAAAGAATCAGTCTCTCAGGCTTTCCATGTAGCAGTCTTGCTGCAATTTTATAAGTTCACTTATAGCATCAGCATCAGCATCATCTAGATCAGTTTGGTAGGTAGAGTTAGGCAGTAATGACATATACCCTTGGTCTGTCTCACTGGACTGCCTCTTATCATTATTCAACTCTGTGCTGCACATATTGAAGCTTTCTTGCtctgcaaaagaaaaaggaaatggtGCGTTCTGCATGTTTTGGAAATCCTGAAGCTGCTTCCAGGATTCAGATGATAAACTTGATTCATTACTGTCCATTATAGTTTTTTCATGAGGCAGCTCAATGGCATTTTGTTCATACTTAGCAACTGGAGATTTCCGAAATGAAGGTTCAGTTGTAAAACAGCTCCAGTTGCCTTCTTGTTGTGTGGAAATATGAAGCTCAACTCTGTCACAACTGGTCTCTTCTCTGTCTCGTGTGTTTAGCTCAGACATAAACATTTCACAATCTTCAACTGCAACACTAGGCAGAACAACTTGGGATAAAAGATTTTCCTTCACCTCTGAAACAATAGGTTGTAGGACACAGACCTGACCAGGAATGTTATAGATCATATTGTTAATGAAGGATCCTATGACAAGGTCTTCTGAAATTTTGTCATCTAATGTCACTTCTTTCTCTGTCTTCACACACTCATTATGAAACCAGTCAGGGTTCTGTGTCTGATATTCCAGAAAGGCTTCAATTGCATTTCTCAACTCTCTCCCACAAGGTTTTTTAAAGTACTCATCTGCAGAAATACCTTGTACATGATGAATCCTGCCTGGTTGATGTTTCTCCTTGTCTACAATCCGGAAGTAGAtctcttcaaaatgtttcataAGTTTGTATTTCACACTGATGTTAAAAAGGTCAGGAATATCCTGCTCACTGCTCACACCAtcaaaatatgtaattatatattttccAAACTGTGCTGGGAGCTTGAAATCAGGAAGGATTAGATTTAAAGCAGGAGTAAACATATCCCCCATCTCAGAATTGATATCCTCCTTAAGAATAACACGCTGTGATGTCTCTTGGGTCAACATTGCTTGCCATTTCATTTGTACACCCTTTGAGCAGAGGATAAGTATTTTGTTGGAGGAATTCTCAAATTCTTGCTTCTGCCAAGCCAGCCAGTTCATGTGTCCCATTTCTCCAACTTGTTGTGTATTTAGGAGATCTAGAACAACATCTATACCACATTCTGCTTTCAAGAATGCAGTAAATTTAAGTACAATCTCCTTGTACATTGGGTGGTCAAGAGAGTACAATATGAACACTTTTCGATGGGTGTCTTGCTCAGTTAAGCAATCATTTCCATTatctgtaaataaacaaaaattcaaaattcaaGCTATTTGCAATTAATTCTAACTCAAAGACCTTGGAACTAGACACATTAAAACTGTctttcaatatattattattcattagCATGCTGAATGAAAGGAAATGATTCTAAATATACTTTcaatatcaaatataaaaataactaagtAAATACATTCTGGAAAAGTCATACAAGAAACTCGTGTTTTATTAGCTTTCTTTTATTGGGTGTTAGGCTTTTAGATATTTCAGAAAAGCCTAACACTTCATCAGCTAACAACAAATGTGGTATGATTGCCTTAAagacttttatttaaacaaagtacCCTTTTAAAGCTTGGTGGtgtaatgtcaataaataaacaaaatgctgcACACCTTTTGATGCTCATAACTATAAATTTTGACAGCTATGAAGTACCTTTATTTGAGTGCTAGAATTAATGTCCAGATTGGAACTTAGTCTAGATGTGTGAATGATGAAAGTCAAAAAGAGCGGGGTGTGCCTAAATACACACAGGCAAACAAGGTTAGCAAAATCTGAAGACATGATGAAGCCatggaaaagcaaaaagaaattcaTTAGCTCAAAGGAAATTtgtcacaaaaaaggaaaatggacAAAAAAGAACCAGGAAAACATAAACGCAGGGaattaaacttaaaatatacTCAAGAATGATCCCAAATagtttatatacatattgtattaaaattaaataaaaaccaaaacGCTAGCAGGTTATTGACATGTTGCTGCAAGTACTGTATGTTGTGTAGCAACTTCTGCACCCTACAAAAATAGGCAGGCCTCGGGAGAAGCAACAATTCAAATGTGAATAGTGGCCCAGAATCAGCACTGGCTGAATGTAAGGGTCAAATATTGACCCACCCTTCCATAAGATAATCCTGTTTCTGCTGTTTAGGGTTACAACttgcatccattcatccattatcctaacacaACTTGCATATTTGGCTAAATACCAATTAGAATTTAATAGTAATAAGTAATATATTATTTCAGTACCTCTGTTTTTAATATCTCATTTAGTAATTAAAGTAGATTGAGCTGCAGATATTATCAGAATTTTATCAAATTGAAACTAATGTCACACATACTTAACACCGTCAGTCTTAATATTTTCAAGAAATAAAGTATCCACTTACCTTCATCCATCTGAATTTTAACACCtgaaaaaattgtatataaaattattatattttctcaGACTTGTGCTTAAGATGATAGACACACTAtagtataaaaaaatatccttggaaaaaaaattaatattagaaaatgtatgcCCTCCATAAAgataacaaatttcaaaaataaaatatagggtTCATTATTTTGCCTGAGCTCCTTCCTATACTGCATTTAGGAGCTGGCATAATCCCCTGTTAAGCAGTAAGCCTTGCTAGTTTCCATGGGATGGAGTGAGGTGCTTAGTACAATACctaattagaacattaaaacactaTTTTAAGTTTTGGTCCCACAAAACTGACCTAGTGGCTAAATcaatgtcatttatttaaaaaagtacaattttaaagAATACTAAACCTTTTCTCCAAGCATACAAATGCAATATAGAATAACTTAACTGGAATACACCAAGAAAttaaagctatatatatatatatatatatatatatatatatatatatatatatatatatatatacatacatatacacacacacacacatatacatacacttaCCTAACCCCTTGTTTCGtttctttttaatacatattACTGCAGGGATAATGAAGAGGAGCAGTCCGAGCACAGGGATGACCCAGTAATATGAGCTGTTATTATGAACTGTAAAGACAATGACATCTGTTACTACATTCTTATAAAAATGGTAGacaattttctgatattttttgttgggaaaataaataaaaatgcaacagtCTCTTGTTAACACCCATGCTACAAAGACAGCAGTCAATAACATGAAGGAACAATCACACAGTTAATGTATTGTTTAGATCAGTCTCTTTGAACACTACAGTCAATTTAAAAATAGTTTGGTAATACCAATCTGCAAATGTACCTATGTCAGATGATGGTATGGAGCAATATACTATGTTTTGTTGCAAAAGAGTTTCATACTCATCAGAAACCATCAGTAGTTCCGGAGTGTTTGCAAAAATTGTTGTCATCAATTGCCATTTAGATGAAGAACAATGGCTGAATTTTCTGAAGCAAATATAATTTTGGTGTGAAAGTAAACCCTGTATTTGTGTATTATGATGTCTAACAAAGTACTGGACCCTGGACACATTTTATTTACGTGCACTACTTTACCCTGCTCTAAACAAAATCTCAATAGAGTTCACAGATTGTAACATATATTTACATGATGGCAAACACATAACATCAGAATTCAGAATTTGATATTTAAACTTTCAAAACAAAGGACTTAATTCCATTCATAGCATCAACAAGTCCATGTCATATTCAACTAATTTCATTAAGGCAGTGAAGTACTACCCTATAAGGAACACAGAACTGAAAAATGAAGATCTTCTTCCCTGCCTTGTtagaaaaacataatataacattattattttgtaaattatgtgATAGTTGAATATAATGATtctgtataattaaaaaatatgttataaTGCTTTCATTTTCTAGTCCTTGATGGTCTGACTTCAAATGAACCCATGTTCCTGTGAATTGACAGCATATGTTAGTTTGAGGTGGCAGAAGTAACAAAAGTGGATGCTTCAGGATTATTAACACACACCGACACTCTTTCCTATTATGAGCTGCTAGTTAACCAATCATGCAAATCTTTGTGATGGCAGAGGAAAACAAATGAATACACAACTCAACACAGATGGTGCTCAGACTCAGGATGTGAACCATAGAAGTGGGAGGCAGCAGAAATATTATGTTATCTTATCGAGTATTATGTAAAGTTCACAAGGAAACTGAATACAATTATAATTTATTGTATATGCATTAATGTTGAGATATACCTCTTAAATTACTATAACCAATAATATGTTTGACATTAAAACAATTCTAATTACTGGCAGTGGCATGAACTGAATTTGCCCTTAAAATCTGCATGGATTTTCATAAGGTAACCTAACATTAGCATAAtgttctcctccttgaaccgtcaccttatcgtggtggaggggtttgcgtgtcccaatgatcctaggagctatgttgtccggggctttatgcccctggtagggccacccaaggcaaactggtcctaggtgagggatgagacaaagagcggttcaataaacctctgatgaagaataaaaccttggacgacgttttcccttgccggacgcggtCACGGGCCCCCCCTGGAGCCAGGCCTgaaggtggggctcgatggcgagcgcctggtggccgggcctgcacccatggggctcggccgggcacagcccgaagaggtaacatgggtcctcctccccatgggctcaccacctatgggaggggccaaggaggttggttgaagtgtgagttgggtggtggccgaaggcggggaccttggcggtctgatcctcggctacagaaactggctcttgggacgtggaatgtcacctctctgaagggaaggagcctgagctagtgcgcgaggtgagaggttcggctagatatagtcggactcacctcgacgcacagcttggactctggaaccaatctccttgagaggggctggactctctaccactctggagttgcccccggtgagaggcgccgagcaggtgtgggcatacttattgccccccgacttggagcctgtgcattggggtttaccccggtggacgagagggtggcctccctccgccgggtggggaagggtcctgactgttgtttgtgcgtatgcgcaacagcagtttggagtatccaccctttttggagtctctggaggggttgctagagggcataccttctggggattccctcgttttgctgggagacttcaatgctcacgtgggcaatgacagtgagacctggaagggcgtgattgggaggaatggcccccccgatctgaacccgagcggtgttttgttattggacttctgtgctcgtcacggattgtccataacgaacaccatgttcaagcataagggtgttcatatgtgcacttggcaccaggacaccctaggcctcaggtcgatgatcgactttgtggtcgtgtcgccggacttgcggccatatgtcttggacactcgggtgaagagaggggcggagctgtcaactgatcaccacctggtggtgagttggcttcgatggtgggggaagatgcggtcagacctggtaggcccaaacgtgttgtgagggtctgctgggaacggctggcagagtcccctgtcagaagtagcttcaactcccacctccggcagaacttcaaccacgccccgagggaggtggggacattgagtccgaatgggccatgttccgtgcctctattgttgaggcggctgaccggagctgtggccgcaaggtggtcggtgcctgtcgtggcggcaatcccgaacccgttggtggacaccgcgtgagggatgccgtcaagctgaagaaggagtcctataggactttttgtcctgtgggtctctggaggcagctgataggtaccgcaggccaagcggaacgcggccggttgttgctgaggcaaaactcgggcatgggaggagtttggagaggccatggagagcgactttcgacggcttcgaggagattctggtccaccgtccgcgtctcaggaggggaagcagtgcagtgtcaacaccatatatggtggggatggtgcgctgctgacctcgactcggacgctgggtcggtgggaggagtacttcaagacctcctcaatcccactaacatgccttccaatgaggaagcagagcctggggactctgaggtgggctctcccatctctgggactgaagtcaccgaggtggccaaaaaactccttggtggcagggcccggggtggatgagatcgccggagttccttaaggctctggatgttgtaggactgtcttggttgacacgcctctgcaacatcgcatggacatcgggacagtgcctctggattggcagacggggtggtggtcccctctttaaaaggggaccggagggtgtgttccaactatagagggatcacactcctcagcctccctggaaaagtctattcggaggttctggagaggagggtccgtcggatagtcgaacatcggattcaggaggaacagtgtggttttagtcctggtcgcggaacagtggaccagctcttcacccttagcagagtcctggagggtgcatgggagtttgcccgaccggtctacatgtgttttgtggacttggaaaaggcattcgaccgtgtccctcgggaatcctgtgggggtgctcgggagtatggggtaccggacccctgataagagctgttcggtctctgtacaacggtgtcagagcttggtccgcattgcggcagtaagtcgagcccgcttccagtgagagttggactccgccagggctgccctttgtcaccgattctgttcataacttttatggacagaatttctaggcagccagggtgttgaaggggtccggtttggtggactcaggattgggtcactgctttttgcagatgatgttgtcctgtttgcttcatcaggccgtgatcttcagctctctggatcggttgcagctgagtgtgaagcggctgggatgagaatcagcacctccaaatccgagagcatggtcctcagccggaaaagggtggagtgccctctcagggttgggggggagatcctgccccaaatggaggagttcaagtatctcggggtcttgttcacgagtgagggaagaatggagcgtgagatcgacaggggatcggtgcggcatccgcagtgatgcgggctctgcatcggtctgtcgtggtgaaaaggagctgagccgtaaggcaaagctctcaatttaccagtcgatctacgctcctaccctcacctatggccatgagctatgggtagtgaccgaaagaacgagattgcgaatacaagcggctgaaatgagtttcctccgcagggtgtctgggctttcccttaaagatagggtgagaagctcagtcatccgggaggggctcagagtagagccgctgctcctccgcatcgagaggagtcagatgaggtggctcgggcatctgatcaggatgcctcctggacgcctccctggtgaggtgttccgggcacgtccaaccgggaggaggccccggggaagacccaggacacgctggagggactatgtctcccggctggcctgggaacgccttgggattctcccggaagagctggaagaagtggccggggagagggaagtctgggcctctctgcttaagctgctgcccccgcgacccgacctcagataagtggaagaggatggatggatggatggacattagcATAATACAAACATCatataaattaatcattttttaaatttagcataATACGAACATGatataaattaatcatttttgaaaTAGAGTAACACGTTAATAACAATATTAGTACAATAATATGACACAACGGCATTTTAACGTTATTCGATTTCATATAATGTACAGGGGGTTCGCcctctgcttgctttgctcaccaattCCACAACCTCCCTTTGTTATTGTAGGTTTGTGTATGAGAGCattgtgtgatggactggtatcccaCTCAGGGCTGATTCCTTTCATGCTCatgccatatttattttttaacatcccAGATAACTTAGAAAAATTATATGTAATggtaggcagcatggtggcgcagtgggtagcactgatgccacgcagttaggagatccaggttcacttcccgggtcctccccgtgtggagtttgcatgttcaccccgtgtctgcattggtttcctctgggtactccggttccctcccacagtccaaagacatgctggttaggcgcattggcgatcctaaattgtctctagtgtgtgagtgtgccctgcagtgggctggcaccctgcctggggtttgtttcctgccttgcaccctgtgttggctgggattggctccagcagaccctcatgaccctgtacttaggatatagcgggttggataatagatggatggatggatggatgtaatggtAAACTAAATTTTATAATTGAACAACTGTCTTTGGAGTTAAAACATCCAGCAAAGCACTGCTTCTACAGTGCATGAAATAGGATCATAATATTCATGCTTGCAGTTGCCTGCTGAAAACTGTCTTCCTGGCTTATTTTTAAAAGTCACCGTTGTGACTTTTACACAATAACAATGAAAAAGCAAGACACTTTAAAATAGTTGTGTTACCTATTAATGTGTTGACAcctgcaaaatatgaaaaataaaaagaaaacattacttttattaaagtggagtcatttttatttccttaatgCATTTCAAACACAGCTAAGCAGGCATTAATAAACAGATTTACTATTACACCAGATAATGGGACTTTAAGCTTCACTTTGCAagtaattactaaaaagaaaaattaaattgtagTTATCTTTAAGTgttaacaaagcattaaataattatttatatataggaGTACCAAACtgagaatgagaaaaaaataaacagacacagTTAATATGACTATGGGGTTTTTGTTAAGATTATGAAGTATTCCAGCTGCTGGTTCACTGATCTTTTCTTATCATCTCCTGTCAGATGATCttaaaactaaaacagaattCTGTCAGATTGTGTAGGCTCCATATGCTAGTGTTAAAAACTATATTTCTGAAAAAGGTACAATTATGTAGATAATGAATAGATTTCATACACAGATTATGAATACCGTTTAACATAATAAATCCATcaaacaattagaaaaaaaacttggaaTTGGTGGTGAAACTAGTATGTCACCATCAACCAGAAATCAAGACCAAGATATTGCCCATTAAGAAAATTGAATGGTTTAAGCTTCTCTGTCAGACTGAGAGAACCACCAGTGgcattgttcctgctttgtactgTCCTTAAGCacctgttttgctgctgatttcaTTTAATAGCTATTAATAGATGACCAGTGTTGAActctgaagctttttttttttgagggacTATTTTCTGGGTACACAAGAGAGTGGAATATTTATTCACACTATTTCTGTTTCACTCTTTAGAAATGAAGACCACAAACCAAAAGAAGACTGGCATAACTTCCACCCCAACCCTTCTGgaccaaataaataaattcaccaTATCTCCTCAGGACATCACTAAACAGCTTCTAGACAGCAGACTGTGCTACTGAGTTTCCTTTTCCTTGCCAAATGGTGAGTCTGCAGCACTACAAcaactttttgtctttttactgCTTTTTTATACCAACCTTGTTTTGTCTATTTACTGTTGGAACAATCTGGCAATTAAACTGGGTTTACCTGATA is a genomic window containing:
- the LOC120539693 gene encoding interleukin-17 receptor A-like, with protein sequence MLLTAVFVAWVLTRDCCIFIYFPNKKYQKIVYHFYKNVVTDVIVFTVHNNSSYYWVIPVLGLLLFIIPAVICIKKKRNKGLGVKIQMDEDNGNDCLTEQDTHRKVFILYSLDHPMYKEIVLKFTAFLKAECGIDVVLDLLNTQQVGEMGHMNWLAWQKQEFENSSNKILILCSKGVQMKWQAMLTQETSQRVILKEDINSEMGDMFTPALNLILPDFKLPAQFGKYIITYFDGVSSEQDIPDLFNISVKYKLMKHFEEIYFRIVDKEKHQPGRIHHVQGISADEYFKKPCGRELRNAIEAFLEYQTQNPDWFHNECVKTEKEVTLDDKISEDLVIGSFINNMIYNIPGQVCVLQPIVSEVKENLLSQVVLPSVAVEDCEMFMSELNTRDREETSCDRVELHISTQQEGNWSCFTTEPSFRKSPVAKYEQNAIELPHEKTIMDSNESSLSSESWKQLQDFQNMQNAPFPFSFAEQESFNMCSTELNNDKRQSSETDQGYMSLLPNSTYQTDLDDADADAISELIKLQQDCYMESLRD